From Nicotiana tabacum cultivar K326 chromosome 15, ASM71507v2, whole genome shotgun sequence, the proteins below share one genomic window:
- the LOC107784962 gene encoding uncharacterized protein LOC107784962 — MGLTGTFLVTLIVVAVAFPVNSCSTEDIAALLDFKAALNEPYLGIFNTWTGTNCSDWYGISCDPTTQRVANIVLRGESEDPIFEKAGRSGYMTGSLSPSLCKLDMLTTLVVADWKDISGEIPTCLASLQNLRILDLIGNKISGEIPSDIGQLSELTILKLGDNQISGSIPPSIVNHGKLIHLDLSNNMLTGEIPSDIGKMSMLSRAIVNNNQISGSIPTSIAKLYRLVDLDLSTNQISGSIPAELGSMPVLTVLNLDSNQISGSIPTNLLTNSGLNILNLSRNSLEGILPDIFVPTTYFTHLDLSYNNLGGSIPKTLSSAKYVGHLDLSNNHLCGSIPEGSFFNSLEASSFSNNDCLCGSPLLSC, encoded by the exons ATGGGACTCACAGGAACGTTCTTGGTGACTCTCATTGTAGTGGCCGTTGCCTTTCCCGTTAATAGCTGCTCGACGGAGGACATAGCGGCATTGCTAGATTTCAAGGCAGCTCTTAACGAGCCTTACTTGGGCATCTTCAACACTTGGACAGGCACCAATTGCTCGGATTGGTATGGAATAAGCTGTGACCCCACTACACAACGAGTTGCCAATATTGTCCTCCGAGGCGAATCCGAAGATCCAATATTTGAGAAAGCCGGACGTTCTGGTTACATGACAG GTTCTCTCTCTCCATCTCTCTGTAAGCTTGACATGCTCACAactcttgttgttgctgattggAAGGACATCAGTGGTGAGATTCCAACTTGCCTCGCTTCGCTTCAGAACCTTCGTATTCTTGACCTCATCGGAAACAAAATCTCTGGCGAAATTCCATCAGACATTGGTCAACTGAGTGAACTCACAATCCTTAAACTTGGTGACAATCAAATTTCTGGCTCTATTCCTCCTTCTATTGTCAACCATGGAAAATTAATCCACCTCGATCTCAGCAACAACATGCTCACTGGAGAAATCCCATCGGATATTGGAAAAATGAGCATGTTGAGCCGAGCAATAGTGAACAATAACCAAATTTCTGGTTCAATCCCGACTTCAATAGCAAAACTTTACCGGTTAGTCGATCTGGATTTATCAACGAACCAAATTTCCGGTTCAATACCGGCTGAGTTAGGTTCCATGCCGGTTCTCACAGTTCTAAACTTAGACAGCAACCAGATCTCGGGTTCAATCCCTACGAATCTACTTACTAACTCGGGATTAAACATTCTCAACTTAAGTCGAAATTCTTTAGAGGGGATTTTACCTGATATTTTCGTTCCAACAACGTATTTTACACACCTGGATTTATCGTACAACAACCTTGGAGGTTCGATTCCTAAAACGTTGTCATCTGCTAAGTACGTTGGCCATTTGGATTTGAGCAACAACCACCTTTGTGGATCTATTCCTGAAGGATCATTTTTCAACTCCCTGGAGGCTTCATCCTTCTCTAACAACGATTGTTTGTGTGGATCGCCTTTACTTTCATgttaa